The proteins below come from a single Aphanothece sacrum FPU1 genomic window:
- a CDS encoding MAE_28990/MAE_18760 family HEPN-like nuclease, producing MKRQTAEQLSDRLSDDLIWRKKELSELKSLVENKGFSPQKHNLLTRSGICILYSHWEGFVKLAANSYLEYVRLKKLRYEQLSSNFLSLAMKDKLKEAKETNKASLYIPVCDFFLVELHNKSSLPKEAISTASNLSSEVFKEITYILGLDFSLYSTKSKLIDEKLLKNRNEIAHGNYLMIDTEEYIELHTEVIGMLDTFKTQIENAVLNEDFKRNLS from the coding sequence ATGAAACGCCAGACTGCTGAACAACTAAGTGATAGACTTTCAGACGATCTTATTTGGAGAAAGAAGGAACTTTCAGAACTTAAATCTTTGGTAGAAAACAAAGGTTTTTCACCTCAAAAACATAACTTATTAACTCGCAGTGGAATCTGTATTTTATATTCCCATTGGGAAGGTTTTGTTAAATTAGCTGCTAACTCTTATCTAGAATATGTTAGGCTTAAAAAGCTTCGTTATGAACAACTTTCTAGTAACTTTTTATCGTTGGCAATGAAAGATAAGCTAAAGGAAGCAAAAGAGACAAATAAAGCATCATTATATATACCTGTTTGTGATTTTTTTCTAGTTGAGTTACATAATAAATCTTCCCTACCTAAAGAAGCGATTTCTACGGCTTCAAATCTTTCTTCTGAAGTTTTCAAAGAAATCACTTATATTTTAGGATTAGATTTTTCTCTTTATTCTACTAAGTCAAAATTAATAGATGAGAAACTTTTAAAAAACAGAAATGAAATTGCACACGGTAACTATTTGATGATTGACACAGAAGAATATATAGAGTTACATACAGAAGTTATAGGAATGCTTGATACATTTAAGACTCAAATAGAAAATGCTGTTCTTAATGAGGATTTTAAACGAAATTTATCTTAA